A genomic window from Populus alba chromosome 19, ASM523922v2, whole genome shotgun sequence includes:
- the LOC118029577 gene encoding cation/H(+) antiporter 15: MSQINNSSTQFQNPSRLRFDEELRVGIHVVCQHVGMINSRGLWFQDDPLEYTLPLLLLQLSLISIITRSIYIFLRPLGQPSIVSHILGGVILGPSILGHNLAFMNKIFPREGRITLETLSVFGIMLFIFQVGVKIDPSIVWKSGKRALVVGILGFFIPFALASSIRLLLCHSISLDDAVCHVLQLVVLMQSVTAFPVIAIFLAEFKILNSDIGRLASSSSMICDMCFWSFMLIFYVAHVAKEKSMQAAIGSILSVGCLVYLLLFGIRPAALWAIRNTPEGKPVKDAYIYVVFVALMGFGFLGEVIGINSLITSFLLGLVIPDGPPLGAAIVDRLDCFVSALLMPIFFTLCGLKTNVFSVQKWKTVGAILLVVFIGFLGKIIGTMLPPLFCRMPFRDALALGLLMNSKGIVELVLLNDWKTNSDNMTDECFAIMILSVVVLIGVISPLVKALYDPSRRFLAYRRRTIRHHQSNEELRILACVLSQDNVRTIINLLDVSNHTNDNPIGIYVLHLIKLVGRASSLLITHLPREKPSQNPTESERIFNAFKKFEHENCSRAALHCCKSISPYETMHNDVCSVALEHRISFIIIPFYNQSINGKMVSSFHVFRHLNKNVLDKAPCSVGVLVDRGNFRKSLAELLSCRIVVLFFGGADDREALAYAVRMSGNPHVSVTLLHFTTTSTSEGAEIAGGTERSKRLDSEILDEYKLNAGENERVSYLEEVVMDSEGVLAVIESIENSYDLVMVGKRHGESELMSNLGKCNEHIELGAIGEMLAVTDSKLRASVLVVQQQTRVWGLRDAEDSSLLRREEKDVAGVPNSNVYRI, from the exons ATGTCGCAGATAAATAATTCATCTACGCAGTTTCAGAACCCTTCACGACTTCGTTTCGATGAGGAACTTAGAGTTGGGATTCATGTTGTCTGTCAGCATGTTGGTATGATTAACTCTAGAGGCCTCTGGTTTCAAGATGACCCTTTAGAGTACACTTTGCCTCTCTTGCTGTTACAACTCTCTCTTATTTCTATCATCACACGTTCCATTTACATCTTTCTCAGGCCCCTTGGTCAGCCTTCCATTGTTTCTCATATTCTT GGAGGGGTAATTCTAGGTCCTTCTATTCTCGGGCACAACTTGGCATTTATGAACAAAATCTTCCCACGAGAAGGAAGAATTACACTCGAGACCTTGTCCGTGTTTGGCATCATGCTGTTTATCTTCCAGGTTGGGGTGAAGATAGATCCTTCCATCGTTTGGAAATCAGGTAAACGAGCGCTGGTCGTAGGAATTCTAGGCTTCTTCATTCCATTTGCTTTGGCTTCATCCATCAGATTACTCCTATGCCATTCCATCTCACTGGATGACGCTGTGTGCCATGTTCTCCAGCTAGTGGTATTAATGCAGTCTGTTACAGCCTTCCCAGTTATTGCTATCTTTCTTGCTGAGTTCAAGATACTTAATTCTGATATTGGACGACTTGCTAGTTCTTCATCAATGATATGTGACATGTGCTTTTGGTCCTTTATGTTGATATTCTATGTGGCACACGTAgctaaagaaaaatcaatgcaaGCAGCAATTGGCTCTATTCTATCAGTTGGATGCCTTGTTTATCTTTTGTTATTTGGAATCCGTCCTGCAGCTTTGTGGGCAATTCGAAATACTCCAGAAGGTAAACCTGTGAAAGATGCTTATATCTATGTGGTTTTTGTTGCATTAATGGGCTTCGGATTTCTTGGTGAAGTCATCGGAATAAATTCGCTTATAACAAGTTTCCTTCTGGGGTTGGTCATACCGGATGGACCACCGTTGGGAGCAGCAATAGTGGACAGGCTTGATTGTTTTGTATCAGCATTGCTTATGCCCATCTTTTTCACCCTATGTGGATTAAAGACCAATGTTTTTTCAGTTCAGAAATGGAAGACCGTGGGCGCAATTCTATTGGTTGTTTTCATTGGTTTCTTGGGAAAAATTATAGGCACAATGCTACCTCCTCTGTTCTGCAGAATGCCATTTCGAGATGCCCTTGCTCTAGGTCTTCTCATGAACTCCAAAGGCATTGTTGAACTTGTCCTGTTGAATGACTGGAAGACAAACAGT GACAACATGACCGATGAATGCTTCGCCATTATGATTCTCTCTGTGGTGGTTTTAATAGGAGTAATCTCACCACTTGTGAAAGCTCTTTATGATCCTTCGAGGAGGTTTCTGGCTTACAGGAGGAGGACTATACGCCATCATCAAAGCAACGAAGAACTACGGATTCTCGCTTGTGTTCTTAGCCAAGATAATGTCCGGACAATTATCAACCTTCTTGATGTCTCGAACCACACCAACGATAACCCTATTGGTATATATGTCCTCCACCTCATCAAGCTAGTTGGACGTGCTTCCTCTCTACTGATCACACACCTTCCACGCGAAAAACCTTCTCAAAACCCTACTGAGTCAGAAAGAATCTTCAACGCTTTTAAAAAATTCGAACATGAAAATTGCAGTCGTGCTGCTCTGCATTGCTGTAAAAGCATTTCGCCTTATGAAACTATGCACAATGATGTGTGCTCCGTAGCCTTAGAGCACAGAATATCGTTCATAATTATTCCTTTTTACAATCAGAGCATAAATGGGAAAATGGTGAGCTCATTTCATGTATTCAGGCACCTGAACAAGAATGTGCTTGACAAGGCTCCTTGTTCAGTTGGGGTACTCGTCGATCGTGGGAATTTTAGGAAATCTCTTGCGGAGCTTTTATCTTGTCGAATTGTTGTGCTATTCTTCGGTGGTGCAGATGACAGAGAAGCACTAGCTTATGCTGTGCGCATGTCAGGGAATCCTCATGTATCAGTCACACTCTTACATTTCACTACGACATCAACTTCTGAGGGTGCCGAAATTGCTGGTGGTACAGAAAGAAGCAAGAGGCTCGACTCTGAAATATTAGATGAATACAAGTTAAACGCCGGAGAGAATGAACGTGTTTCTTACCTAGAGGAGGTAGTTATGGACAGTGAAGGTGTTCTTGCTGTGATTGAATCAATCGAGAATTCTTATGACCTTGTCATGGTTGGGAAGCGACATGGAGAGTCAGAGTTGATGTCTAACCTTGGGAAGTGCAATGAACATATAGAGTTAGGGGCAATAGGAGAGATGCTAGCCGTCACAGATTCAAAGCTAAGAGCTTCTGTTTTGGTGGTTCAACAACAGACTAGAGTTTGGGGTTTGCGCGACGCAGAGGACTCATCACTActaagaagagaagaaaaagatgttgcagGAGTTCCTAATAGCAATGTCTATAGGATTTGA
- the LOC118029576 gene encoding probable WRKY transcription factor 25: MASSPGSLDTSANSHSEGSSNYFSFNTNSSSRYPFMTSSSLTDLLASSDEEPNNHITNNSKLSDRIAERTGSGVPKFKSIPPPSLPLSPPLVSPSSYFAIPAGLSPAELLDSPVLLNPSNILPSPTTGTFPAQAFNWKSSYGDSLQNVKKEDKTFSDFSFQQPARPPTTSTAMFQSSNSTIQPEQQQTWGFQESAKQDAFVSGKNGMVKMEYNSNSMQSFSPEIAAIQTNPQNNNGFQSDYGNQQQQYQSVREQRRSEDGYNWRKYGQKQVKGSENPRSYYKCTYPNCPTKKILERSLDGQVTEIVYKGSHNHPKPQSTRRSSSSTTASNLGMIPAPNSNPNEIQEQSYVTHGSGQMDSSVATPENSSISIGDDDFDSQRSRSGGGDDFEEDEPEAKRWKREGDNEGISAPGNKAVREPRVVVQTTSDIDILDDGYRWRKYGQKVVKGNPNPRSYYKCTYQGCPVRKHVERASHDLRAVITTYEGKHNHDVPAARGAGSRSLPGHNNNGNNNSIHAAMAIRPSAVNHVFNNSIDNPTRDQRVPTTTSEGNMPFTLEMLQSPGSFGFSGFGNLMGPYMNQSSTDEVFSRAKRELEVENFW; this comes from the exons atggcctCTTCTCCAGGAAGCTTAGACACTTCTGCAAATTCACACTCAGAAGGCAGCAGcaactatttttctttcaatactAACAGTTCTTCTCGCTACCCTTTCatgacttcttcttctctcaCTGATCTTCTTGCTTCTAGTGATGAAGAACCCAATAATCATATCACAAATAATAGTAAGTTGTCTGATAGGATAGCTGAGAGAACTGGCTCTGGTGTGCCTAAGTTTAAGTCAATTCCTCCTCCTTCCTTGCCTTTATCTCCTCCTCttgtttctccttcttcttaCTTTGCTATTCCTGCTGGTTTAAGCCCTGCGGAGCTCTTGGACTCTCCTGTCTTGTTAAACCCTTCTAAT ATTTTGCCATCTCCAACAACTGGAACGTTTCCAGCTCAGGCTTTTAATTGGAAGAGTAGTTATGGTGATAGCCTGCAAAATGTCAAGAAAGAAGACAAGACTTTCTCTGATTTCTCTTTCCAGCAACCAGCAAGGCCGCCCACAACTTCAACAGCCATGTTTCAGTCTTCAAACTCCACAATTCAGCCT GAACAGCAACAAACATGGGGGTTTCAAGAATCTGCGAAGCAAGATGCGTTTGTTTCAGGGAAGAATGGTATGGTAAAAATGGAATACAACTCTAATTCTATGCAGAGTTTCTCCCCTGAGATTGCTGCAATTCAAACAAACCCTCAAAACAACAATGGGTTCCAATCTGATTACGGTAATCAACAACAACAGTATCAATCTGTTAGGGAGCAGAGAAGATCAGAGGATGGGTATAATTGGAGAAAGTATGgtcaaaaacaagttaaagGAAGTGAAAATCCAAGGAGTTATTACAAGTGCACATACCCCAATTGTCCAACAAAGAAGATACTTGAGAGGTCTTTGGATGGACAAGTAACCGAGATAGTTTATAAGGGTAGTCATAACCATCCTAAACCTCAGTCTACTAGGAGATCATCATCATCTACAACAGCTTCTAATCTTGGGATGATACCGGCTCCTAATAGTAACCCTAATGAGATTCAAGAACAGTCATATGTTACTCATGGTAGTGGACAAATGGACTCCTCAGTTGCTACACCTGAGaattcttcaatttcaattGGGGATGATGATTTCGATTCTCAAAGGAGTAGATCAGGAGGTGGTGATGACTTTGAAGAGGATGAACCTGAGGCCAAAAGATG GAAAAGAGAGGGTGACAATGAAGGGATTTCAGCACCTGGCAACAAAGCAGTGAGAGAGCCAAGAGTTGTGGTTCAAACCACTAGTGACATAGACATCCTAGATGATGGGTACAGGTGGAGGAAATATGGACAGAAAGTTGTCAAGGGAAACCCAAATCCAAG GAGCTACTACAAGTGCACATATCAAGGATGCCCTGTAAGAAAGCATGTTGAGAGAGCATCCCATGACCTGAGGGCAGTGATCACAACCTATGAAGGGAAGCACAACCATGATGTTCCTGCTGCTCGGGGCGCCGGCAGCCGGTCATTGCCGGGCCACAACAACAATGGTAACAACAATAGCATCCATGCAGCAATGGCAATTAGGCCATCAGCTGTAAACCATGTGTTTAACAATTCCATCGACAACCCTACAAGGGATCAAAGGGTACCAACAACAACATCTGAAGGTAACATGCCTTTTACCCTAGAGATGTTGCAAAGTCCAGGAAGTTTTGGATTCTCAGGATTTGGAAACCTCATGGGGCCTTACATGAATCAATCATCAACAGATGAAGTTTTTTCAAGGGCCAAAAGGGAATTGGAAGTGGAAAATTTTTGGTAG
- the LOC118029574 gene encoding F-box/LRR-repeat protein 3, giving the protein MKTNKKTTCNCNPFDFLTEEIIFTILDYLNDDPFAKKSFSLTCKAFYSIESHHRKTLKPLRAELLSRTLHRYPHIEYLDLTVCPRIEDSMLNVVSLACKDALCSINLSRSRFFTNIGLSSLVSSCFNLVEIDLSNGVELNDLAAAAIAEAKNLEKLWLARCKLITDLGIGCVAVGCRKLRLICLKWCLKISDLGVQLLALKCKEIRSLDLSYLQITEKCLPSILQLQHLEDLVLEGCLGINDDGLSTLQQSCKSLKTLNMSNCHNHSHVGLLSLINGAENLRELTLAYGPSVTADLAKSLHNFSGLHSVKFDGCLVKCSGIRAIGNWPNSLKELSFSKCSGVTDDSLSFLVQGHKELRKLDITCCRMIMYDSVDSITSSCCSLTSLRMESCSLVPKEAFVLFGQRCQLMEELDVTDTKIDDEGLKSISRCSKLSSLKLGICMNITDNGLKHIGSRCSKLKELDLYRSLGITDEGIAAVTFGCPDLEVINIAYNDKVTDASLISLSRCSRLRVLEIRGCPHVSSKGLSAIAVGCRQLMVLDIKKCFNINDNAMLSLAQFSQNLKQINLSYCSVTDVGLLALASVNRLQNITVLHLGGLTPNGLAAALLACRGITKVKLHASFKPLIPKSLLGYIEAHGCVFHWRDKAFQVEMDTKGWKLHFGKSAEAP; this is encoded by the exons ATGAAAACCAACAAGAAAACCACTTGCAATTGCAACCCCTTTGATTTTCTCACTGAAGAGATCATCTTTACAATCCTTGACTATCTTAACGATGACCCTTTTGCTAAAAAGTCATTTTCTTTAACCTGCAAAGCCTTTTACTCCATTGAATCTCACCATAGAAAGACCCTTAAGCCACTTAGAGCTGAGCTTTTATCAAGAACCCTTCATAGGTACCCTCATATTGAATATCTTGATCTAACTGTGTGCCCTCGCATTGAAGACAGCATGTTGAATGTTGTTTCATTGGCATGTAAGGATGCTTTGTGTTCCATAAACCTGTCAAGATCAAGGTTTTTTACTAATATTGGGTTGTCAAGTTTGGTTTCAAGTTGTTTCAATTTGGTTGAGATTGATTTGTCAAATGGGGTAGAGTTGAATGACTTGGCTGCTGCTGCAATTGCTGAGGCTAAGAATTTGGAGAAGTTGTGGCTGGCCAGGTGTAAGTTGATTACTGATCTGGGGATTGGGTGTGTTGCTGTTGGCTGTAGaaagttgaggttgatttgctTGAAATGGTGTTTGAAGATTAGTGATCTTGGTGTGCAGTTGCTTGCTTTGAAATGTAAGGAGATTAGGAGTTTGGATCTCTCTTACCTACAG ATTACAGAGAAATGTCTTCCATCTATTTTGCAATTGCAGCATCTTGAAGATCTAGTTCTTGAGGGATGCCTTGGTATTAATGATGATGGCCTCTCTACTCTCCAACAGAGTTGCAAGTCACTCAAG ACACTTAATATGTCCAACTGTCATAATCACAGTCATGTGGGTTTGTTGTCTCTGATAAATGGTGCTGAAAATCTACGAGAACTTACTTTAGCTTATGGCCCTTCT GTAACTGCAGATCTGGCAAAAAGTTTGCATAACTTTTCAGGGTTGCATTCGGTTAAGTTTGATGGCTGTTTGGTTAAATGTTCCGGTATTAGAGCCATCGGAAATTGGCCTAACTCACTCAAGGAATTGAGCTTCAGTAAGTGCTCAGGGGTCACAGATGACAGTCTATCCTTCTTAGTGCAAGGACACAAAGAATTGAGGAAGTTGGATATCACATGCTGTCGCATGATAATGTACGACTCTGTAGACAGCATAACAAGCTCATGCTGTTCTCTCACTTCCCTCAGAATGGAGTCCTGTAGCCTGGTTCCCAAAGAAGCATTTGTCTTGTTTGGACAGCGTTGTCAGCTTATGGAGGAATTAGATGTCACGGATACCAAAATCGATGACGAAG GTTTGAAGTCCATCTCAAGATGTTCCAAACTTTCAAGTTTAAAGTTAGGCATTTGCATGAACATAACCGACAATGGACTAAAACATATTGGAAGCAGATGTTCAAAGCTCAAAGAGCTTGATTTGTATAG GTCATTGGGAATAACTGATGAGGGCATTGCAGCAGTTACTTTTGGATGTCCTGATCTGGAGGTCATTAACATAGCTTACAATGATAAAGTTACAGATGCTTCATTAATATCATTATCAAGATGTTCAAGGTTAAGAGTGCTTGAGATCAGAGGATGTCCTCATGTCTCATCAAAAGGTCTATCAGCTATTGCTGTCGGATGTAGGCAACTTATGGTGCTGGACATTAAGAAGTGCTTCAATATCAATGATAATGCAATGCTCTCACTTGCTCAGTTCTCCCAAAACCTCAAACAG ATAAACTTGTCGTATTGTTCGGTAACAGATGTTGGCCTTTTGGCACTAGCCAGTGTGAATCGCCTTCAGAACATAACTGTGTTACACTTGGGAGGATTAACTCCAAATGGCTTGGCAGCTGCTCTATTAGCTTGTAGAGGAATAACTAAAGTGAAGCTACATGCTTCCTTCAAACCATTAATTCCTAAATCCCTTCTCGGTTACATCGAAGCCCATGGCTGTGTATTTCATTGGAGAGATAAAGCATTCCAG GTGGAGATGGATACAAAGGGATGGAAGTTACATTTCGGGAAAAGTGCTGAAGCTCCATAG
- the LOC118029578 gene encoding uncharacterized protein, translating into MGNSLRCCLACVLPCGALDLIRVVHLNGHVEEITGPITAAEVLKANPNHVLSKPSSQSVVRKILILSPESELKRGSIYFLIPSSSLPSEKKKGGNNFSHKSKSSSKKSKKYCNINKDVQDCDRHLNDSVSEKKPSRRDRRTSGVRVWRPHLQSISEDYQVLSGSGF; encoded by the coding sequence ATGGGCAATAGCTTAAGGTGTTGTTTGGCTTGTGTTCTTCCTTGTGGAGCCCTAGACTTGATCCGTGTAGTTCATTTGAATGGCCACGTAGAAGAAattacaggtccaatcacagCTGCAGAGGTCCTCAAGGCAAACCCAAATCATGTTCTAAGCAAACCTTCTTCTCAAAGTGTTGTTCGAAAAATCTTGATTCTCTCCCCGGAATCCGAGCTCAAAAGAGGCAGCATTTATTTCTTGATTCCATCTTCTTCATTGCCTAGTGAGAAGAAAAAAGGTGGTAATAATTTTAGCCACAAGAGCAAGTCTTCatcaaagaaaagcaaaaaatattgcaacATTAATAAGGATGTACAGGATTGTGATCGTCACCTAAACGACTCAGTCTCGGAAAAGAAACCCTCTCGTCGTGATCGCCGGACCAGTGGTGTCAGAGTATGGCGGCCTCATTTACAAAGCATCTCCGAGGACTATCAAGTTTTGTCCGGTTCTGGATTTTGA
- the LOC118029607 gene encoding cation/H(+) antiporter 15, protein MNVSETDFKLVCQGIMSERSRGIFYGDNPLDHATPTVLAQLSLSSLLSALTQYILTPLGEIFQSVTTFHVIVCLVADLKLINSELGQLAISSSMISGTCSWPLMTWMTGKTSEGKQVKETYVISIFIMLLGCAFLSEVFGHHVLFGAVALGMAVPHGPPLGSALVNKIESFVSSILLPSYFVFSVAGVNILSIHSKTVTVVSIFGVSSFIGKLLGGMLPALYFNIPPVEAFSLGLVMSCQGVSDVLLMQHGKFLSLLDTQIYSIMVINMLFLSGTFTPIIKLLYNPSKKYASCKKRTIQHTSLHMEFRILACIYHQDSTPCIIRLLEVTNPTAKTPMCCYVVHLLQLTGSLIPLLVHHEPGKSAKFHAKDSSHIINAFRLYEQECNGNVVVNLFTSISPFSTIHEEVCRLAAEKSTSLVIIPFHKQWRLHGIENIAEARSVNRHILQKAPCSVGILVNRGTSSASKNNNLYDIGIFFAHGSDDREALAYGLRMAKHSKVAVTVIHLIDLARTSQDFHEMELDNDIITEYKIQSAGKRQHSYRQESVNDCVDLIRLITSVENSFDLILVGRSYGSCSPLFEGLTEWSEFPELGFMGDMLTSSDSQCQVSVLVVQQQISRA, encoded by the exons ATGAATGTATCAGAAACTGATTTCAAGTTAGTGTGCCAAGGAATTATGAGTGAGAGATCAAGAGGGATTTTTTATGGTGACAATCCACTTGACCATGCAACTCCAACGGTTTTGGCTCAACTCAGCTTATCTTCTTTACTCAGTGCCTTGACACAGTACATTCTCACCCCACTCGGTGAAA TTTTTCAATCTGTTACCACCTTTCATGTCATTGTCTGCCTCGTCGCTGATTTGAAGCTCATAAACTCGGAGCTTGGCCAGTTAGCGATATCTTCATCAATGATCAGTGGCACTTGTAGTTG GCCCTTAATGACTTGGATGACTGGGAAAACATCAGAAGGAAAACAGGTCAAAGAGACGTATGTTATCTCCATCTTTATCATGCTGCTAGGATGTGCATTCCTGAGTGAAGTTTTTGGGCACCATGTGTTGTTTGGGGCTGTTGCTTTGGGCATGGCAGTGCCACATGGTCCACCATTAGGATCAGCACTAGTCAACAAGATTGAATCATTTGTTTCTTCCATTCTCCTTCCGAGCTATTTTGTGTTCAGTGTCGCCGGTGTTAACATACTTTCGATACATTCGAAAACAGTTACTGTTGTCAGTATATTTGGTGTGAGCAGCTTCATCGGGAAACTTTTAGGTGGCATGTTGCCTGCACTCTACTTCAACATACCTCCAGTTGAAGCATTTTCGTTAGGCCTTGTAATGAGTTGTCAAGGCGTTTCCGATGTCCTGCTCATGCAGCACGGCAAATTCCTCTCC CTTCTTGACACTCAAATATACAGTATCATGGTCATCAACATGCTTTTTTTGTCAGGGACCTTCACACCGATAATCAAATTACTCTACAATCCATCCAAAAAGTATGCATCCTGCAAAAAAAGAACGATCCAACATACTAGTCTCCACATGGAGTTCCGCATTCTGGCCTGCATATATCACCAAGATTCCACCCCTTGTATCATTAGACTTCTTGAAGTAACCAATCCAACAGCCAAGACTCCCATGTGCTGTTATGTAGTCCACCTGCTCCAGCTCACGGGCAGTTTGATCCCACTCCTCGTGCATCATGAGCCTGGAAAAAGTGCGAAATTCCATGCTAAGGATTCGAGTCATATCATCAATGCCTTCAGATTATACGAGCAAGAGTGCAATGGTAATGTTGTTGTCAACTTATTCACATCCATATCGCCTTTTTCCACCATACACGAAGAAGTTTGTAGGCTTGCTGCAGAGAAGAGCACATCCTTGGTGATCATCCCATTTCACAAGCAATGGAGACTTCACGGGATAGAAAACATTGCAGAAGCCAGGTCTGTTAATCGTCACATTCTGCAGAAGGCTCCATGCTCCGTAGGGATCTTGGTCAATCGAGGCACCTCAAGTGCCTCCAAAAACAATAACTTATACGACATCGGAATCTTTTTTGCTCATGGAAGTGATGATAGAGAAGCATTAGCATACGGTTTGCGAATGGCTAAACACTCTAAAGTTGCTGTCACCGTGATCCATTTGATCGATCTAGCCAGAACAAGCCAGGATTTTCATGAGATGGAGCTTGACAATGACATTATCACCGAATACAAGATCCAATCCGCAGGAAAAAGGCAACATTCGTACAGACAGGAATCCGTAAACGATTGCGTAGATTTGATTAGGCTGATTACATCTGTCGAAAATTCATTTGATCTAATTTTGGTGGGCAGATCCTATGGCAGCTGCTCACCATTGTTTGAGGGACTTACCGAATGGAGTGAGTTCCCAGAGTTGGGATTCATGGGAGACATGCTAACATCATCAGATTCCCAGTGTCAGGTTTCTGTGCTTGTGGTGCAACAACAAATTTCTAGAGCTTAA